One region of Scomber scombrus chromosome 10, fScoSco1.1, whole genome shotgun sequence genomic DNA includes:
- the b4galnt1a gene encoding beta-1,4 N-acetylgalactosaminyltransferase 1a isoform X1 has protein sequence MRACHKKSLGLIVLSGLVLALFYVWSPGTSSGVDIQPRQRSEIHELLERKALNAISDYPDITYNIKEDVACRLARNTCVCLADKESFRLPFANLLFPRVWAHKLDLAFLKKHPDPEGVKQHRAQEYSSFQKRSYNPADVPILAEANSPLQYPTQGVEVRPLKTIIIPGLGLKEKTRPNHTVYLTATQGTFDVAATVGMVSVKGEGEKHMILSSPLLSALNKQLQFVTYTNTVFHPSTAETVQFATEGHQSFFTIKVGHRIIPKLYNSGYQREYNISAIVTIATKTFLRYDKLKELIDSIRQYYPTVTIVIADDNEHPQQVTGPHIEHYIMPFGKGWFAGRNLAVSQVTTKYVLWVDDDFIFTANTKLENMVDILEKTTLDLVGGAVREATGYTATYRHTISVEEGGEEGDCLHFRKGYHHVIEGFPNCVVADAVINFFMGRTYKVQQVGFDPRLARRGHLEFFIDALGYLHIGSCHDVIVNHTSKIHLPWTKTESQKAYEKFRYTSSSSESDLYNEIFYFKNRFKCMTSN, from the exons ATGCGTGCCTGCCATAAGAAGAGTCTTGGACTGATTGTACTTAGTGGACTTGTGCTAGCCCTGTTTTATGTTTGGAGCCCTGGGACTAGCTCAGGAGTTGACATACAGCCAAGACAGAGGAGTGAAATACATGAACTCCTTGAGAGGAAAGCTCTAAATGCCATCAGTGACTATCCTGACATCACCTACAATATAAAGGAGGATGTGGCTTG TCGCTTGGCGAGAAATACATGTGTATGCCTGGCTGATAAGGAGTCCTTTCGCCTGCCTTTCGCCAATCTGCTCTTCCCACGTGTTTGGGCCCACAAGCTCGACCTTGcattcttaaaaaaacatcctgaCCCAGAAGGTGTTAAGCAGCACAGAGCTCAGGAGTACAGCAGCTTTCAGAAGAG GTCCTACAATCCTGCAGATGTGCCTATTTTAGCTGAGGCAAACAGTCCTCTTCAGTATCCTACTCAGGGTGTGGAGGTGCGACCCCTCAAAACAATCATCATTCCTG GTTTGGgtctaaaagaaaaaacaaggcCTAACCACACG GTATATTTGACAGCAACACAGGGGACTTTTGATGTTGCTGCTACAGTAGGCATGGTTTCTGttaaaggagagggagagaagcaCATGATACTCTCGagtcctcttctctctgctctgaACAAGCAGCTGCAGTTCGTCACCTATACAAACACTGTGTTCCATCCCAGTACAGCAGAAACAG TTCAGTTTGCAACTGAAGGACATCAGTCATTTTTCACCATCAAAGTTGGACACAGAATCATCCCAAAACTTTACAACTCTGGATACCAAAGAG AGTACAATATTAGTGCTATTGTTACTATAGCCACCAAGACCTTTCTGCGCTATGACAAGCTCAAAGAACTCATTGACAGTATACGGCAGTATTATCCAACAGTCACCATAGTGATAGCAGATGATAATGAACACCCTCAGCAGGTGACCGGGCCTCACATTGAACACTACATCATGCCATTTGGCAAG GGCTGGTTTGCGGGAAGGAACCTGGCAGTGTCTCAAGTGACCACCAAGTATGTGCTCTGGGTGGATGATGATTTTATCTTCACTGCAAACACCAAGTTGGAGAATATGGTGGACATCCTAGAGAAGACCACCTTGGATCTG GTTGGTGGTGCAGTGAGAGAGGCGACAGGTTACACTGCAACATACCGTCACACCATATCAgtggaagagggaggagaagagggtgactgtttacattttagaaaaggCTACCATCATGTCATTGAGGGATTTCCCAATTGTGTGGTGGCTGACGCTGTCATCAACTTCTTCATGGGGAGGACATACAAGGTGCAGCAGGTGGGCTTTGACCCCCGCCTGGCACGGCGCGGTCATCTGG AGTTCTTCATCGATGCACTGGGATACCTCCATATTGGCTCTTGTCATGATGTCATCGTAAACCACACATCAAAGATTCATTTACCCTGGACGAAAACAGAATCCCAGAAGGCCTATGAGAAATTTCGCTACACCTCCTCTAGTTCTGAATCTGACCTTTACAacgaaatattttatttcaagaaCAGGTTCAAGTGCATGACAAGTAACTAA
- the b4galnt1a gene encoding beta-1,4 N-acetylgalactosaminyltransferase 1a isoform X2, protein MRACHKKSLGLIVLSGLVLALFYVWSPGTSSGVDIQPRQRSEIHELLERKALNAISDYPDITYNIKEDVACRLARNTCVCLADKESFRLPFANLLFPRVWAHKLDLAFLKKHPDPEGVKQHRAQEYSSFQKRSYNPADVPILAEANSPLQYPTQGVEVRPLKTIIIPGLGLKEKTRPNHTVYLTATQGTFDVAATVGMVSVKGEGEKHMILSSPLLSALNKQLQFVTYTNTVFHPSTAETVQFATEGHQSFFTIKVGHRIIPKLYNSGYQREYNISAIVTIATKTFLRYDKLKELIDSIRQYYPTVTIVIADDNEHPQQVTGPHIEHYIMPFGKGWFAGRNLAVSQVTTKYVLWVDDDFIFTANTKLENMVDILEKTTLDLAFHGCCLLP, encoded by the exons ATGCGTGCCTGCCATAAGAAGAGTCTTGGACTGATTGTACTTAGTGGACTTGTGCTAGCCCTGTTTTATGTTTGGAGCCCTGGGACTAGCTCAGGAGTTGACATACAGCCAAGACAGAGGAGTGAAATACATGAACTCCTTGAGAGGAAAGCTCTAAATGCCATCAGTGACTATCCTGACATCACCTACAATATAAAGGAGGATGTGGCTTG TCGCTTGGCGAGAAATACATGTGTATGCCTGGCTGATAAGGAGTCCTTTCGCCTGCCTTTCGCCAATCTGCTCTTCCCACGTGTTTGGGCCCACAAGCTCGACCTTGcattcttaaaaaaacatcctgaCCCAGAAGGTGTTAAGCAGCACAGAGCTCAGGAGTACAGCAGCTTTCAGAAGAG GTCCTACAATCCTGCAGATGTGCCTATTTTAGCTGAGGCAAACAGTCCTCTTCAGTATCCTACTCAGGGTGTGGAGGTGCGACCCCTCAAAACAATCATCATTCCTG GTTTGGgtctaaaagaaaaaacaaggcCTAACCACACG GTATATTTGACAGCAACACAGGGGACTTTTGATGTTGCTGCTACAGTAGGCATGGTTTCTGttaaaggagagggagagaagcaCATGATACTCTCGagtcctcttctctctgctctgaACAAGCAGCTGCAGTTCGTCACCTATACAAACACTGTGTTCCATCCCAGTACAGCAGAAACAG TTCAGTTTGCAACTGAAGGACATCAGTCATTTTTCACCATCAAAGTTGGACACAGAATCATCCCAAAACTTTACAACTCTGGATACCAAAGAG AGTACAATATTAGTGCTATTGTTACTATAGCCACCAAGACCTTTCTGCGCTATGACAAGCTCAAAGAACTCATTGACAGTATACGGCAGTATTATCCAACAGTCACCATAGTGATAGCAGATGATAATGAACACCCTCAGCAGGTGACCGGGCCTCACATTGAACACTACATCATGCCATTTGGCAAG GGCTGGTTTGCGGGAAGGAACCTGGCAGTGTCTCAAGTGACCACCAAGTATGTGCTCTGGGTGGATGATGATTTTATCTTCACTGCAAACACCAAGTTGGAGAATATGGTGGACATCCTAGAGAAGACCACCTTGGATCTG GCATTCCATGGATGTTGTTTGCTGCCATA G
- the b4galnt1a gene encoding beta-1,4 N-acetylgalactosaminyltransferase 1a isoform X3 codes for MVSVKGEGEKHMILSSPLLSALNKQLQFVTYTNTVFHPSTAETVQFATEGHQSFFTIKVGHRIIPKLYNSGYQREYNISAIVTIATKTFLRYDKLKELIDSIRQYYPTVTIVIADDNEHPQQVTGPHIEHYIMPFGKGWFAGRNLAVSQVTTKYVLWVDDDFIFTANTKLENMVDILEKTTLDLVGGAVREATGYTATYRHTISVEEGGEEGDCLHFRKGYHHVIEGFPNCVVADAVINFFMGRTYKVQQVGFDPRLARRGHLEFFIDALGYLHIGSCHDVIVNHTSKIHLPWTKTESQKAYEKFRYTSSSSESDLYNEIFYFKNRFKCMTSN; via the exons ATGGTTTCTGttaaaggagagggagagaagcaCATGATACTCTCGagtcctcttctctctgctctgaACAAGCAGCTGCAGTTCGTCACCTATACAAACACTGTGTTCCATCCCAGTACAGCAGAAACAG TTCAGTTTGCAACTGAAGGACATCAGTCATTTTTCACCATCAAAGTTGGACACAGAATCATCCCAAAACTTTACAACTCTGGATACCAAAGAG AGTACAATATTAGTGCTATTGTTACTATAGCCACCAAGACCTTTCTGCGCTATGACAAGCTCAAAGAACTCATTGACAGTATACGGCAGTATTATCCAACAGTCACCATAGTGATAGCAGATGATAATGAACACCCTCAGCAGGTGACCGGGCCTCACATTGAACACTACATCATGCCATTTGGCAAG GGCTGGTTTGCGGGAAGGAACCTGGCAGTGTCTCAAGTGACCACCAAGTATGTGCTCTGGGTGGATGATGATTTTATCTTCACTGCAAACACCAAGTTGGAGAATATGGTGGACATCCTAGAGAAGACCACCTTGGATCTG GTTGGTGGTGCAGTGAGAGAGGCGACAGGTTACACTGCAACATACCGTCACACCATATCAgtggaagagggaggagaagagggtgactgtttacattttagaaaaggCTACCATCATGTCATTGAGGGATTTCCCAATTGTGTGGTGGCTGACGCTGTCATCAACTTCTTCATGGGGAGGACATACAAGGTGCAGCAGGTGGGCTTTGACCCCCGCCTGGCACGGCGCGGTCATCTGG AGTTCTTCATCGATGCACTGGGATACCTCCATATTGGCTCTTGTCATGATGTCATCGTAAACCACACATCAAAGATTCATTTACCCTGGACGAAAACAGAATCCCAGAAGGCCTATGAGAAATTTCGCTACACCTCCTCTAGTTCTGAATCTGACCTTTACAacgaaatattttatttcaagaaCAGGTTCAAGTGCATGACAAGTAACTAA